In one window of Henckelia pumila isolate YLH828 chromosome 1, ASM3356847v2, whole genome shotgun sequence DNA:
- the LOC140863246 gene encoding uncharacterized protein gives MKLRADITTFAQGEQETLYEAWKRYKDLLRRYPHHQLPDGLVVQTFYYGLPHSNRTMLDAAAGGNLLRKSPEDRYELIEEMTSSSYHLQSKRNAARRTARMHQVDAFTSVAAQLEFMNKRIEELTLGQSAMRIQEVRCEKCGAEHFTKDCQTGNPSYQPEGGMVNHVGNQNRPKNDPFSNTYNPGWKQHLKFSWGGQNNRSYGNQNYGRQPQEEKTCMEQMMQKFISSIETRMQNQDASIKNLENQIGQLAKAMSSRELGTFPSDTEKNPKEQVKAVELRSGKIIEGEKRGEKESEPATPGKTAGKSSDSTQPPTSQSNIVIPPPFPAALKKVKLDSQFAKFLELFKKLNINIPFADALMQMPSYAKFLKDILSNKRKLEEHAMISLTGNCSTLVQNKIPPKKKDPGSFSIPCIINYVQFHKALCDLGDSINLMPYLVFRKLNLGEPKSTRMSLQLVDRSIKYPRGIIEDVLVKVDKFIFLVDFVVLDMEENLEMPLILGRPFLAIGKTLIYVQKGELHLRVGEEKISFDVFNALKFSQKNEECFQIDVVDSLLYDYVQDTFQEPLEAALLSTPCDDLINVEIEEMTAYLNDN, from the coding sequence ATGAAACTCAGAGCTGACATCACAACATTTGCTCAAGGTGAACAGGAAACACTCTATGAAGCATGGAAGCGTTACAAAGATCTACTGAGGAGATACCCACATCACCAACTACCAGACGgtcttgtggtacaaactttttattatGGTCTTCCTCACTCAAATCGCaccatgttagatgcagctgcaGGTGGAAATTTGTTACGAAAATCACCAGAGGACAGATATGAGTTAATTGAGGAAATGACATCCAGTAGCTATCATCTTCAATCAAAGAGGAATGCAGCCAGGAGAACCGCAAGAATGCATCAAGTTGATGCATTCACCTCAGTAGCAGCTCAGCTTGAATTCATGAATAAGAGGATTGAAGAGCTAACTCTAGGGCAGTCTGCGATGCGTATTCAAGAAGTGCGATGTGAGAAATGTGGTGCTGAACACTTCACAAAAGATTGTCAGACAGGAAATCCTTCATATCAGCCAGAAGGAGGAATGGTGAACCATGTGGGAAATCAGAACCGCCCTAAGAATGATCCATTCTCGAACACATATAATCCAGGGTGGAAACAACATCTGAAATTTTCGTGGGGAGGACAGAATAATAGGTCATATGGGAATCAGAACTACGGAAGACAGCCTCAAGAAGAGAAGACATGCATGGAACAGATGATGCAGAAGTTTATATCATCCATTGAGACCAGAATGCAGAATCAGGATGCATCGATTAAGAACTTGGAAAATCAAATAGGGCAATTAGCTAAAGCGATGTCCAGCAGAGAGTTGGGTACTTTTCCAAGTGACACGGAAAAGAATCCAAAAGAGCAGGTCAAGGCAGTTGAACTGAGAAGTGGGAAGATAATTGAGGGTGAGAAACGAGGAGAGAAAGAATCAGAACCTGCTACACCAGGGAAAACTGCAGGTAAGTCTTCTGATTCTACACAACCACCCACATCACAGTCAAATATTGTTATTCCACCACCATTTCCTGCAGCTCTCAAGAAGGTCAAGCTAGATTCTCAATTTGCGAAATTCCTAGAATTattcaagaaattgaatatAAACATCCCCTTCGCTGATGCATTGATGCAAATGCCCAGTTACGCTAAATTCTTGAAGGATATTCTCTCCAACAAGAGAAAATTGGAGGAGCATGCAATGATCAGCCTAACAGGAAATTGCTCTACGCTAGTTCAGAACAAGATACCACCAAAGaaaaaagatccagggagtttttctattccTTGTATTATTAATTATGTGCAATTTCATAAAGCTTTGTGTGATCTGGGAGATAGCATAAACTTAATGCCATATTTGGTTTTCAGGAAACTGAACTTGGGAGAGCCGAAATCCACTCGGATGTCATTGCAACTGGTGGACAGGTCTATCAAATATCCCAGGGGGATAATAGAGGATGTGCTGGTGAAAGTCGATAAGTTCATCTTTCTGGTGGATTTTGTGGTGCTTGATATGGAGGAAAATTTGGAAATGCCACTTATTCTGGGAAGACCTTTCCTGGCAATAGGGAAAACACTAATCTATGTCCAAAAGGGAGAGCTACATCTGAGAGTGGGAGAGGAGAAAATCTCCTTTGATGTGTTTAATGCACTTAAATTTTCCCAAAAAAATGAAGAGTGTTTTCAGATTGATGTTGTGGACTCTCTTTTATATGATTATGTGCAGGATACATTTCAAGAACCATTAGAAGCTGCACTTTTATCGACTCCTTGTGATGACTTAATCAATGTCGAGATAGAAGAGATGACGGCATACTTGAATGATAACTAG